The following coding sequences are from one Shewanella putrefaciens window:
- a CDS encoding sel1 repeat family protein: protein MGVRLVLRLVTRLTPLGLGLTVLGCALVGSFYSPQSFASFWDLFTNKRGVSQASVPKDSPRIELVGTLPADTELELTGFYYSSICTEKEMYFPSGDIANPQWRTKGTTSQLRQVVTSLHSASHFTQSIALQGGGSCEWQLTNIKLNMSLLPSHRLWQEAQSLKKQYLAELPVAKVKDEALEKDAFKQSFDLIPTLKEADAASVDSNDATISFSPIYYPIYSYAPEDKQPFDVGLKSSLQREVSDRWSLQHSRRIRLTDERVTRVNFTPQIAEDYAVNIHILDRKAKVSYPDGTEFTYIKADLRLYPYDSAKSRFNSLQRSARLEDKRQLAKIYDSGIEHVFEGDKAKAEVLYRELGEAGDMESINWLRERARWGYIKDGQYWLERAAKLGDIQAQLELINQPLSVIPLGKVNTGQAKIREQQAWQALTELTKQGIPQAVSTMAYYQVFSCSPYFDTTAALDNYRKSVKAQPDLAQGAAETYYYFKEDFKQAEEFWDIAAEQDLYSAAEFANILMTDKYKNVAKARYLLEKVANYGAEQGLQNNIMGTAYFQLATLLENADSGDKDLGRALALYQMSIDLAAGFSNDYETQAKARVQALQNLSR, encoded by the coding sequence ATGGGTGTCAGATTAGTACTTAGATTAGTAACGAGATTGACTCCACTAGGCTTAGGCTTGACTGTGCTTGGGTGCGCCTTAGTGGGGAGCTTTTATTCCCCTCAGTCCTTTGCCTCTTTTTGGGATTTATTTACCAATAAGCGAGGAGTGAGTCAGGCAAGTGTCCCCAAGGACAGCCCTCGTATTGAGCTCGTTGGCACGCTTCCCGCTGATACTGAGCTAGAGCTTACCGGTTTTTATTATTCATCAATTTGCACCGAAAAAGAGATGTATTTCCCCAGTGGTGATATCGCTAATCCCCAGTGGCGCACCAAAGGTACGACTTCTCAATTGCGGCAAGTGGTCACCAGTTTGCACAGTGCCAGTCATTTTACTCAATCTATTGCGTTGCAGGGCGGAGGGTCATGTGAGTGGCAGCTGACTAACATTAAATTGAATATGTCACTTCTGCCCAGTCATCGCCTGTGGCAGGAAGCGCAATCCTTGAAAAAGCAGTATTTAGCTGAGTTACCTGTCGCCAAGGTGAAAGATGAAGCCCTTGAAAAAGATGCTTTTAAGCAGTCTTTTGACTTGATACCCACCTTAAAGGAAGCTGATGCGGCCAGCGTTGATAGCAATGACGCCACTATCTCCTTTTCACCAATTTATTATCCTATTTACAGTTATGCCCCCGAGGATAAGCAGCCCTTTGATGTTGGGCTGAAAAGCAGTTTGCAGCGCGAGGTTTCTGACCGATGGAGTTTACAACACTCGAGGCGTATCCGTTTAACCGATGAACGGGTAACACGGGTGAATTTTACCCCTCAGATTGCTGAAGATTATGCTGTGAATATCCATATCTTGGACAGAAAAGCCAAGGTAAGTTATCCCGATGGCACCGAGTTTACCTACATCAAGGCCGATTTACGGCTTTATCCTTACGATTCTGCAAAATCCCGCTTCAACAGCTTACAGCGCAGTGCGCGTCTTGAAGATAAAAGACAGTTAGCCAAGATTTACGATTCAGGCATTGAGCATGTGTTTGAAGGGGATAAAGCCAAGGCTGAAGTCTTGTATCGCGAGTTGGGTGAGGCAGGGGATATGGAATCAATCAACTGGCTTAGAGAACGGGCTCGTTGGGGCTACATTAAAGATGGCCAGTACTGGTTAGAGCGCGCTGCCAAGCTTGGCGATATTCAAGCTCAACTGGAGTTAATTAATCAACCCTTATCCGTCATTCCTCTGGGTAAAGTGAATACTGGCCAAGCAAAAATCCGTGAGCAGCAAGCATGGCAAGCGTTAACTGAACTGACTAAGCAGGGAATACCTCAAGCCGTCAGCACGATGGCGTATTATCAAGTGTTTTCTTGCTCGCCCTATTTTGATACCACCGCAGCGCTGGATAATTATCGTAAAAGTGTTAAAGCGCAACCTGATTTAGCCCAGGGCGCTGCTGAAACCTATTATTACTTTAAAGAGGATTTTAAACAGGCCGAGGAGTTTTGGGATATTGCCGCTGAGCAGGATCTATATAGTGCTGCTGAATTTGCCAATATTTTAATGACAGATAAATATAAAAATGTGGCTAAAGCACGATATTTATTAGAGAAAGTCGCTAATTACGGCGCTGAACAAGGTCTTCAAAATAACATTATGGGTACGGCGTATTTTCAATTGGCGACCTTACTTGAGAATGCAGATAGTGGGGATAAAGATCTTGGTCGTGCGCTCGCTCTTTACCAGATGAGTATTGATCTTGCTGCAGGTTTTTCAAATGATTATGAAACTCAAGCTAAGGCGAGAGTGCAAGCACTACAAAATTTATCGAGATAG
- a CDS encoding cation:proton antiporter family protein translates to MEPAILVITLVCGMLVSRIGLPPLIGYLVAGFVLFVLGIEKESLPLLQELANLGVTLLLFAIGLKLDIRSLFKAEVWAGSSIHLILSMLIFVPILKILGLIGLSQLTSLNIEQLTLLAFALSFSSTVFAVKVLEDKGDIQSLYGRVAIGILIMQDIFAVLFLTISKGDVPSVWAFALLLLPLAKPLIYKAFDRVGHGELLVLFGLVMALVVGAWLFEVVGLKPDLGALIIGILLAGHKKSSELAKSLFYFKELFLVAFFLTIGLNGLPSVSDIVLAALLVLLVPLKILLFVYILTRFKLRSRTSMLGSFNLGNFSEFGLIVAAVATSKGWLPSQWLVIIAVALSFSFLLAAPLNATVGNIYQRFQQRLVRFEKQPLHPEDRPIAIGNPRFLILGMGRIGSGAYDELRNKFEGEILGIEHKQELVDLHRANGRNVVKGDASDTDFWEKLDHAPNLELVLLAMPHHAGNMFAVEQLKKLDYQGKISAIVQYSDDADALRASGVHSVYNLYEAAGAGFVDHVIHELLQASDKTTLEEQEALKPSTLNNVS, encoded by the coding sequence ATGGAACCGGCTATCCTTGTCATCACACTCGTCTGCGGCATGCTCGTCAGCAGGATAGGACTCCCACCTCTCATCGGCTATTTAGTGGCGGGCTTTGTCCTGTTTGTTTTAGGCATAGAAAAAGAAAGTCTGCCACTACTGCAAGAACTCGCAAACCTCGGGGTTACCCTATTGCTCTTTGCTATTGGCTTAAAACTGGATATTCGGAGTCTATTCAAAGCTGAGGTTTGGGCGGGTTCGAGCATACACTTAATACTATCAATGCTAATATTTGTGCCCATTCTTAAAATCTTAGGCCTTATCGGCTTAAGTCAACTGACTAGCCTTAATATTGAGCAACTTACCCTACTTGCTTTTGCCTTAAGTTTTTCAAGCACCGTATTTGCCGTAAAAGTATTGGAGGATAAGGGGGATATACAATCTCTCTATGGTCGTGTTGCCATTGGTATCCTGATTATGCAGGATATTTTCGCCGTACTGTTTTTAACCATTTCCAAGGGAGATGTACCTTCGGTCTGGGCTTTTGCATTACTCTTATTACCGCTGGCTAAGCCGCTTATTTACAAAGCCTTTGATCGTGTAGGACACGGTGAACTATTAGTGCTTTTCGGACTGGTGATGGCACTTGTGGTCGGTGCTTGGTTATTTGAAGTCGTGGGCTTAAAACCTGACTTAGGCGCCTTAATTATCGGGATCCTACTCGCTGGGCATAAAAAATCCTCTGAACTCGCAAAATCCTTATTCTATTTTAAAGAACTTTTTCTTGTCGCCTTCTTCTTAACCATTGGGCTCAATGGCTTACCTTCGGTATCCGATATCGTGCTCGCCGCCCTTTTAGTACTATTAGTCCCGTTAAAAATTCTATTATTTGTCTATATTCTTACCCGCTTTAAGCTACGCTCGCGTACCTCAATGTTAGGCTCCTTTAATCTAGGTAATTTCAGTGAGTTCGGCTTAATTGTCGCCGCGGTGGCCACCAGCAAAGGCTGGTTACCTTCGCAGTGGTTAGTCATTATTGCAGTGGCTTTAAGTTTTAGTTTCTTACTCGCAGCTCCACTCAATGCGACTGTCGGCAATATCTATCAGAGATTCCAACAGCGGTTGGTTAGATTTGAAAAACAGCCATTACACCCAGAAGATAGACCAATCGCCATTGGCAATCCCCGTTTCTTAATTCTAGGAATGGGTCGTATTGGTAGCGGTGCCTACGATGAGCTACGTAACAAATTTGAGGGTGAAATCCTTGGTATCGAACATAAGCAAGAATTGGTGGATTTACACAGAGCCAACGGCCGCAATGTGGTCAAGGGCGATGCATCAGATACCGACTTTTGGGAAAAACTCGACCATGCACCCAATCTCGAACTCGTACTGCTCGCCATGCCACACCATGCAGGAAATATGTTTGCAGTTGAACAACTCAAAAAACTCGATTATCAAGGCAAAATCAGTGCGATAGTTCAGTACAGTGATGATGCCGATGCACTAAGGGCATCCGGTGTGCACAGTGTTTATAACTTGTACGAAGCCGCTGGTGCAGGTTTTGTCGACCATGTTATCCATGAATTACTGCAAGCCTCTGATAAAACAACACTCGAAGAGCAAGAAGCATTAAAGCCAAGTACATTAAACAATGTGAGTTAA
- a CDS encoding efflux RND transporter permease subunit — protein sequence MRLPEVCIRHPIFASVLSIMAVLLGLIAFHKLDIQYFPEHTTHSASVNASIAGASADFMSSNVADKLVAAASGLDKVDTMSTDCSEGRCSLTIKFKDDTTDIEYTNLMNKLRSSVEGINDFPQSMIDKPTVTDDTSATDSASNIITFVNTGGMEKQAMYDYISQQLVPQLKQVQGVGAVWGPYGGSQKAVRVWLNPEQMKALNIKAADVVGTLGSYNASFTSGAIKGKSRDFSINPLNQVETLEDVKDLVIKVSDGKIIRVSDVAEVVMGEESLSPSLLSIGGHSAMSLQILPLSNANPVTVASNIKTEIARMQKHLPQGLEMNLAYNQADFIEAAIDEGFAALIEAVILVSLIVVLFLGSLRAASIPIITIPVCVIGVFAVMSALGFSINVLTILAIILAIGLVVDDAIVVVENCYRHIENGETPFNAAINGCQEIIFPIIAMTLTLAAVYLPIGLMSGLTADLFRQFSFTLAAAVIISGMVALTLSPMMSAYLINTTEQQPKWFSRVEGALQQLNHLYINELSKWFTRKRQMLGMALVLMGLAGIAYWQLPKILLPVEDSGFIDVAANGPTGVGRQYHLDHNSELNGVIDGHPAVGANLSYIEGEPVNHVLLKPWGERREGIDEVIADLIAKSKESVSAYNMSFSIRSADNLNIATNVRLELTTLDRNKDKLSETAAKVQKLMEDYPGLTNVGNSVLRDQLRYDLSIDRNAIILSGVSYGDVTNALSTFLGSVKAADLHATDGFTYPIQVQVNLDKLSDFRVMDKLYVTSESGQALPLSQFVSINQTTAESNIKTFMGLDSAELTADIMPGYSTDEIKAYLDEQLPTLLTDAQGFKYNGLIKELMDSQAGTQSLFLLALVFIYLILAAQFESFVDPLIILLTVPLCIVGALLTLTLFGQSLNIYSQIGLLTLVGLVTKHGILLVEFANKQQLQGLSAIEAALSSAKSRLRPILMTSLTMILSAIPLALASGPGSLGLANIGLVLVGGLLAGTFFSLFVVPVAYVAMAELKARDVYPSYLKMQDSAADFND from the coding sequence ATGCGGTTGCCTGAGGTTTGTATTCGTCACCCAATATTTGCTTCTGTACTCAGTATTATGGCTGTTCTACTGGGGTTAATTGCCTTTCACAAACTCGATATTCAATATTTCCCTGAGCACACGACTCACTCGGCATCGGTAAATGCATCGATTGCAGGGGCTAGCGCCGATTTTATGTCGAGCAATGTCGCCGATAAGTTGGTTGCTGCCGCATCTGGATTAGATAAAGTCGATACCATGTCGACCGACTGTAGTGAGGGCCGCTGCTCGTTAACGATTAAATTTAAAGATGATACTACCGATATTGAATACACCAACTTAATGAATAAGTTGCGTAGTAGCGTTGAAGGGATTAACGATTTCCCCCAGAGCATGATAGATAAGCCCACAGTGACAGACGATACTTCGGCTACCGATTCTGCCAGTAATATCATCACCTTTGTGAATACTGGAGGTATGGAAAAACAGGCGATGTACGACTACATCAGCCAGCAATTAGTGCCGCAGCTCAAACAAGTTCAAGGCGTTGGCGCTGTGTGGGGGCCCTATGGAGGATCACAAAAAGCAGTGAGAGTCTGGCTTAATCCTGAGCAAATGAAGGCACTCAACATTAAGGCCGCCGATGTGGTGGGCACGTTAGGCTCCTACAATGCCAGTTTTACCTCGGGTGCCATTAAAGGGAAGTCGCGGGATTTCTCGATTAACCCTTTGAATCAAGTTGAGACGCTAGAAGATGTGAAGGATCTGGTGATCAAGGTTAGCGACGGCAAGATCATCCGCGTATCCGATGTTGCTGAGGTGGTGATGGGCGAGGAGAGTTTATCGCCGAGTCTGTTGTCGATTGGTGGACATAGTGCAATGTCATTGCAGATTTTGCCGCTGAGCAACGCTAATCCCGTGACTGTGGCTTCGAACATTAAAACCGAAATTGCACGTATGCAGAAACATTTACCCCAAGGCTTAGAAATGAACTTGGCCTACAATCAAGCGGATTTTATTGAAGCCGCTATCGATGAAGGCTTTGCTGCGTTGATTGAAGCGGTGATCTTGGTCTCGCTGATTGTGGTGCTGTTTTTAGGGAGCTTACGGGCGGCATCGATCCCGATTATTACCATTCCCGTGTGCGTAATTGGGGTGTTTGCGGTGATGTCGGCCCTCGGTTTTAGTATCAATGTATTGACGATTCTGGCAATTATTTTGGCTATTGGCCTTGTTGTGGACGATGCCATTGTGGTCGTCGAAAACTGTTATCGCCATATCGAAAATGGTGAAACCCCCTTTAATGCCGCAATTAATGGGTGTCAGGAGATCATCTTCCCAATCATTGCCATGACCTTAACGCTCGCCGCGGTTTATTTGCCGATTGGATTAATGTCTGGCTTAACCGCCGATCTGTTTAGGCAATTCTCCTTCACCTTAGCTGCAGCTGTGATTATCTCCGGCATGGTGGCGTTGACCTTATCGCCGATGATGAGTGCTTATCTTATCAATACCACTGAGCAGCAGCCTAAATGGTTTAGCCGAGTCGAAGGTGCGCTGCAGCAGTTAAATCATTTGTATATCAATGAACTCAGTAAATGGTTTACCCGTAAGCGCCAAATGCTCGGAATGGCCTTGGTGCTTATGGGTCTTGCGGGCATCGCCTATTGGCAGTTGCCTAAGATACTCTTACCCGTAGAGGATTCAGGCTTTATCGATGTGGCGGCTAATGGCCCTACGGGCGTGGGGCGGCAGTATCATTTGGACCATAATAGCGAGCTTAATGGTGTGATTGACGGCCATCCTGCGGTGGGGGCGAATCTGTCCTATATCGAGGGTGAGCCCGTCAATCATGTGCTGCTTAAACCTTGGGGGGAGCGTCGTGAGGGGATAGATGAAGTGATCGCTGATTTGATCGCTAAATCGAAGGAAAGTGTTTCTGCCTATAATATGTCCTTCAGCATCCGCTCGGCGGATAACCTAAATATTGCTACCAATGTACGCTTGGAACTCACGACCTTAGACCGTAACAAGGATAAGTTGAGTGAGACGGCTGCCAAGGTGCAAAAGCTTATGGAGGATTACCCGGGTTTAACGAATGTGGGTAACTCAGTACTAAGGGATCAACTGCGCTACGATCTATCTATCGATCGTAATGCCATTATCCTCTCTGGGGTGAGCTATGGCGATGTAACGAATGCACTCTCGACATTTTTAGGCTCAGTAAAAGCGGCGGATTTACACGCTACCGATGGGTTTACCTATCCCATTCAAGTGCAAGTTAATTTAGATAAGCTCAGTGATTTTAGGGTAATGGATAAACTCTATGTCACCTCTGAATCAGGTCAGGCTCTGCCACTGTCACAGTTTGTGTCGATTAATCAGACCACCGCAGAATCTAATATAAAGACCTTTATGGGCCTCGATAGCGCGGAGTTGACGGCGGATATTATGCCCGGTTATTCCACCGATGAAATCAAAGCCTACTTAGACGAACAGCTACCAACCCTGCTCACCGATGCTCAGGGCTTTAAATACAATGGTTTAATAAAGGAACTGATGGATTCACAGGCGGGTACTCAGTCGTTATTTTTGTTGGCACTGGTGTTTATCTATCTGATTTTGGCTGCGCAGTTTGAAAGTTTTGTCGATCCCTTAATCATTCTGCTCACGGTTCCCTTATGTATTGTTGGCGCGCTGTTGACCTTGACCTTGTTTGGTCAGAGTCTAAATATCTACTCACAAATTGGGTTACTAACTCTAGTTGGGCTAGTGACTAAGCACGGTATCTTGCTAGTGGAATTTGCCAACAAGCAGCAACTTCAAGGCTTGAGCGCGATTGAGGCGGCGCTGAGCAGTGCCAAGTCGCGTTTAAGGCCGATTCTTATGACCTCACTCACCATGATTTTAAGTGCTATTCCTTTAGCGCTGGCCTCGGGCCCGGGCTCGTTAGGGTTAGCCAATATAGGCTTGGTCTTAGTGGGTGGTTTATTAGCAGGCACTTTCTTCTCATTATTTGTGGTGCCTGTGGCCTATGTCGCTATGGCCGAGTTAAAGGCAAGGGATGTATACCCAAGTTACCTGAAGATGCAGGATTCAGCGGCTGATTTTAATGATTAA
- a CDS encoding aldose epimerase family protein, which translates to MVRFSVLEPWTDPRGGEIERVRIDNGTLALEVISLGGIIRSLWTPDKHGERGNIVLGCDSVEDYLTQNAHLGAITGRFANRIANGKMHYRGQNYQLDINQATNCLHGGREGFNRKVWQLGTLPDGVRLTLVSPDGDMGFPGNCTVQLDYRLAANNLYVEMLASVDKPCPVSLTQHSYFNLDGSDTNHNHFMQVDAERYLTINGVSIPTGIASVENSIFDLRQAVRLGDKLHSAELASTHGYDHCYLMNNSEGSLARFGCLSSPVSGRAMTVFTNQPSVQLYCSNFLKGTLGRHQQVFNQHHGVCIEPQMPPDSPNQPHLYGDNVWLVPGEIYHHISRYQFDTYA; encoded by the coding sequence ATGGTACGTTTCAGTGTATTAGAACCTTGGACGGATCCCCGCGGTGGCGAAATCGAACGAGTACGGATAGACAATGGAACTCTTGCATTAGAAGTTATCAGCTTAGGCGGTATTATTCGCTCACTTTGGACACCCGATAAACATGGGGAACGTGGCAATATTGTACTTGGTTGCGATAGCGTCGAAGATTACCTCACCCAAAATGCCCATCTTGGTGCCATTACAGGCCGTTTTGCTAATCGCATTGCTAATGGCAAAATGCACTATCGAGGGCAAAATTATCAACTGGATATCAATCAAGCGACGAACTGTTTACACGGAGGACGTGAAGGTTTTAATCGCAAAGTCTGGCAATTAGGTACACTCCCCGATGGAGTACGCTTAACACTAGTTAGCCCCGATGGTGACATGGGGTTTCCTGGTAATTGTACTGTGCAATTAGACTATCGCTTAGCAGCTAATAACCTCTATGTCGAAATGTTAGCCTCTGTAGATAAGCCTTGCCCCGTTAGTTTGACTCAACACAGTTACTTCAATCTTGATGGCTCGGATACTAACCACAACCACTTTATGCAAGTGGATGCCGAGCGTTATCTGACCATAAATGGTGTCAGCATTCCTACTGGAATCGCGAGCGTTGAAAACTCTATCTTCGACTTACGTCAAGCCGTACGTCTCGGTGATAAACTGCATTCAGCCGAACTCGCTAGTACCCATGGCTACGATCACTGTTATTTGATGAATAATTCCGAAGGTTCCCTTGCACGCTTTGGTTGTTTAAGCAGCCCCGTGAGCGGCCGCGCTATGACAGTATTTACCAATCAACCGAGTGTCCAACTTTACTGTTCCAATTTTTTAAAAGGGACGTTAGGCCGTCATCAACAGGTTTTCAATCAACACCATGGCGTATGTATAGAACCTCAAATGCCGCCTGACTCACCAAACCAACCCCATTTATATGGTGATAATGTCTGGTTAGTACCGGGGGAAATTTACCACCATATTAGTCGCTATCAGTTTGATACTTATGCCTAA
- a CDS encoding efflux RND transporter periplasmic adaptor subunit — protein MFKQKMNQQARISPLFSAKNNIHIYSKALFFAFLSLLLICIFAINLPSATAAEDKNEAIPVTVEAVKAATFADVVKEVGKINAIDSAILNFNASEKISAIHFSNGDKVTKGQVIAELDNTKAKADLDKAKSALALAKTKLERVEDLLIKEPFALAKQDVDELRENVNLADADFRQKQAIMNDYLIKAPFDGQLTSFSQSIGSQIGAGTALVTLYSLHPVEVRYAISQNDFGKAKKGQEVDVTVEAYGTQIFNGVVNYVAPAIDESAGRVEIHATIDNAEFKLAPGMFANIKQYYSQGTQRLLVPQNSIIANNEERFVWLVRGDSAIKQSVKLAHNTNDGYAIVTQGLIEGDLVVKTGMQNLKSDSTIKIVQDKQTLPNTATSGAVEIK, from the coding sequence ATGTTTAAACAAAAAATGAATCAACAAGCGCGTATTTCTCCTCTTTTTTCTGCAAAAAATAATATACATATTTATTCAAAGGCGCTGTTTTTTGCGTTTTTATCATTATTGCTCATCTGTATATTTGCCATCAATTTACCCTCAGCTACTGCCGCAGAGGATAAAAATGAGGCTATTCCCGTCACAGTGGAGGCCGTAAAAGCTGCGACTTTTGCCGATGTAGTGAAAGAAGTGGGCAAAATTAACGCTATTGACTCGGCGATACTCAATTTCAACGCGAGCGAAAAAATCAGTGCTATTCATTTTAGCAATGGTGACAAGGTGACTAAAGGACAGGTCATAGCCGAGTTGGATAACACTAAGGCTAAAGCGGATTTAGATAAGGCCAAAAGTGCCTTAGCGCTTGCCAAAACCAAACTTGAACGGGTTGAAGATTTGCTGATCAAAGAACCTTTTGCTTTGGCGAAGCAGGATGTGGATGAGCTCAGGGAAAACGTCAATCTTGCTGATGCGGATTTTCGCCAAAAGCAAGCGATCATGAATGACTACTTAATCAAGGCGCCCTTTGATGGGCAGTTAACCAGTTTTAGCCAGTCAATTGGTAGCCAAATTGGCGCGGGAACTGCCCTTGTCACGCTCTACAGCTTACATCCTGTTGAAGTGCGTTATGCCATCAGTCAAAACGATTTCGGTAAAGCGAAAAAGGGACAAGAGGTGGATGTCACCGTTGAGGCCTATGGAACACAGATTTTTAATGGGGTAGTGAATTATGTGGCTCCTGCAATTGATGAAAGTGCTGGGCGTGTCGAAATCCATGCAACGATTGATAACGCAGAGTTTAAGCTTGCGCCCGGCATGTTTGCCAATATTAAGCAGTATTATAGTCAAGGCACTCAACGCCTATTAGTGCCACAAAATTCAATTATTGCGAATAATGAAGAACGTTTTGTCTGGTTAGTAAGGGGAGATTCAGCAATAAAACAATCGGTTAAGTTAGCTCATAACACTAATGACGGTTATGCCATAGTGACTCAAGGCTTAATTGAAGGTGACTTAGTGGTTAAAACCGGTATGCAAAATCTTAAGTCCGATAGCACGATTAAGATTGTTCAAGATAAACAAACCTTGCCGAATACAGCGACTTCTGGCGCAGTGGAGATTAAGTAA
- a CDS encoding NAD(P)H-quinone oxidoreductase: MSALPNDYVHIHIEQAGAPEVMQLARSPLPIPSAGQVLIRVHAAGVNGPDIKQRVGIYPPPPGASPIIGLEVAGEICALGDGVNQWQIGDKVCALVPGGGYGEYALTYAAHCLPIPTDFSYVQAAALPETLFTVWGNLFMRAGLKAGETVLIHGGSGGIGSTAIQLASALGAKVIATTGKDEKRDYCLGLGAHEVINYQSQNFVEAVMAFTQDKGVNVVFDIAGGDFINLNLQALAMDGRMVSVAMQRGPKAEVELFRLMAKRIVWTGSTLRPQSVESKAAIANELQTTVWPLLDSHKIVPNIFATFPLNEAPKAHALMESGEHRGKVVLTLV; encoded by the coding sequence ATGTCAGCTTTACCTAATGATTATGTCCATATCCATATTGAACAAGCTGGTGCACCTGAGGTGATGCAGCTCGCTCGCTCCCCTTTACCTATCCCTTCGGCAGGACAAGTGCTTATTCGTGTGCATGCGGCAGGGGTGAATGGGCCTGATATCAAGCAAAGAGTCGGTATATATCCGCCTCCGCCAGGGGCATCGCCCATTATAGGGCTTGAGGTTGCAGGGGAGATTTGCGCTCTGGGTGACGGCGTAAACCAATGGCAAATCGGCGATAAGGTATGCGCCTTAGTTCCGGGCGGTGGTTATGGTGAGTATGCGCTGACCTATGCTGCCCATTGTTTACCAATACCAACTGATTTTAGTTATGTTCAGGCTGCTGCATTACCAGAAACCTTGTTCACCGTATGGGGCAATTTGTTTATGCGTGCGGGGCTAAAAGCAGGTGAAACTGTGCTCATCCATGGCGGTTCTGGCGGTATCGGTAGCACAGCCATTCAGCTTGCAAGTGCGTTAGGAGCCAAAGTGATTGCTACCACAGGCAAGGATGAAAAGCGCGACTACTGCTTGGGTCTAGGTGCCCATGAGGTGATTAACTATCAAAGCCAAAACTTTGTTGAAGCCGTGATGGCATTCACGCAAGACAAAGGGGTAAATGTGGTATTTGATATTGCGGGTGGTGACTTTATCAACTTGAATTTACAAGCTCTTGCAATGGATGGGCGAATGGTGTCAGTGGCCATGCAGCGTGGCCCTAAAGCCGAGGTTGAACTCTTTCGCTTAATGGCAAAGCGCATCGTTTGGACAGGTTCCACCTTAAGACCGCAGAGTGTGGAGTCTAAAGCCGCAATCGCCAATGAATTGCAAACAACCGTATGGCCGCTTTTGGATAGTCATAAAATAGTGCCTAATATTTTTGCAACTTTTCCGTTGAATGAGGCTCCTAAAGCGCATGCTTTGATGGAGTCTGGCGAGCATAGGGGAAAAGTGGTTCTCACATTGGTTTGA
- the galK gene encoding galactokinase yields MSNPAQRATKLFVQTFGTKADDLYQAPGRVNLIGEYTDYNDGFVLPAAINFHTVIAVKRREDTKFRAVTDAFPGQLKEWTFGQEGHIDPADGWVNYLKGLTAAMAHTGLLAKGLDLAIVGDVPLAAGLSSSGALVVAFGTAISDSSQLHLSPMAVAQLAQRGEHRYVKSACSIMDHMISAMGEQDHALLIDCLDLDSEAISIPENLSLIIIDAHIEKQRLAATNQQRRDECAQAAEYFGLDALRHLDLRQLESAKDKLTDTLYRRAKHVVTENKRTQSAARALEQNNITKFSQLMAQSHASLRDDFEVTLPEFDTLVDIVGQVIGVRGGIRMTDGCVVALVDHELTDEVVAAVEHDFFEKTGIDATVYLCSASAGAGRIDN; encoded by the coding sequence ATGTCAAACCCTGCGCAGCGCGCCACTAAGTTATTTGTCCAAACCTTTGGCACTAAAGCCGATGATTTATATCAAGCCCCAGGCCGAGTCAATTTGATCGGCGAATATACTGATTACAACGATGGTTTTGTATTACCAGCAGCCATTAATTTTCATACCGTTATTGCGGTTAAGCGTCGTGAAGATACCAAGTTTCGCGCCGTTACCGATGCCTTTCCTGGACAACTCAAAGAGTGGACCTTCGGCCAAGAGGGGCATATTGATCCGGCTGATGGCTGGGTGAATTATCTAAAAGGACTCACAGCGGCCATGGCTCACACAGGCCTATTAGCAAAAGGACTGGATTTAGCCATAGTGGGTGATGTTCCTTTAGCTGCTGGTTTATCTTCTTCAGGGGCGCTTGTGGTTGCTTTTGGCACCGCAATCAGTGATAGCAGCCAACTACACTTATCCCCCATGGCAGTCGCGCAATTAGCCCAGCGTGGTGAGCATAGATATGTTAAATCGGCCTGCAGCATTATGGACCATATGATCAGTGCCATGGGTGAGCAGGACCACGCTTTACTGATCGACTGTTTGGATCTCGACAGTGAAGCCATTTCGATCCCCGAAAATTTAAGCCTTATCATCATAGATGCTCATATTGAAAAACAGCGTTTAGCGGCCACCAATCAACAACGCCGCGATGAGTGTGCCCAAGCTGCTGAATATTTTGGTTTAGATGCATTGCGCCACTTGGATTTACGTCAGTTAGAAAGTGCTAAAGATAAATTAACTGACACTCTATATCGCCGCGCCAAACATGTAGTGACCGAGAATAAACGCACTCAGAGTGCTGCGCGTGCTCTCGAACAAAATAATATCACTAAATTTAGCCAGTTAATGGCGCAATCCCATGCCTCACTCAGGGATGATTTTGAAGTGACCTTGCCCGAATTTGACACCTTAGTTGACATTGTTGGCCAAGTGATAGGAGTACGTGGCGGCATACGTATGACAGATGGTTGTGTCGTGGCTTTAGTGGATCATGAACTTACCGATGAGGTCGTTGCGGCTGTAGAGCATGATTTTTTCGAGAAAACAGGGATCGATGCCACAGTCTATTTATGTTCTGCAAGTGCTGGAGCGGGTCGTATCGATAACTAG